From Chryseobacterium sp. IHB B 17019, one genomic window encodes:
- a CDS encoding UDP-2,3-diacylglucosamine diphosphatase yields the protein MKRNVELVIISDVHLGTYGCKAKELLRYLNSIQPKTLVLNGDIIDIWQFKKSYFPKPHLKVIKKILSFATKNTDVFYITGNHDEMFRKFTDFELGKLKVCNKIFLELNNKKAWIFHGDVFDASVQHSKWIAKLGGKGYDLLIIINNVVNWFLEKMGREKYSFSKKIKNNVKKAVKYIGDFELTASELAIDNHYDYVICGHIHQPQIREVINKKGSCTYLNSGDWIENLSALEYNDNEWKIFYYDEHKDSLKDDETEEIQEMDNAELLKIVTNFTL from the coding sequence ATGAAAAGAAACGTTGAATTAGTTATCATATCGGATGTTCATTTGGGGACTTATGGATGTAAGGCTAAAGAATTATTAAGATATCTTAATTCTATTCAGCCTAAAACTTTGGTTTTGAATGGTGATATCATCGATATCTGGCAATTCAAAAAGTCTTACTTCCCTAAACCTCATTTAAAAGTGATCAAAAAGATCCTTTCATTTGCTACAAAAAACACAGATGTCTTTTACATTACCGGAAACCACGACGAAATGTTCCGGAAGTTTACCGACTTCGAATTGGGTAAGCTGAAAGTCTGCAACAAAATCTTCTTAGAACTCAATAATAAAAAAGCATGGATCTTCCACGGGGATGTTTTCGATGCATCCGTTCAGCATTCTAAATGGATTGCCAAGCTCGGGGGGAAGGGCTACGATCTTTTAATCATAATTAATAATGTCGTAAATTGGTTTCTTGAGAAAATGGGCAGAGAAAAATATTCGTTTTCAAAGAAGATTAAAAACAATGTAAAAAAAGCGGTAAAATATATCGGTGATTTTGAACTGACGGCTTCTGAACTGGCTATTGACAACCATTACGATTACGTGATTTGCGGACACATCCATCAGCCGCAGATTCGGGAAGTGATCAATAAGAAAGGTTCCTGCACTTATCTGAATTCAGGAGACTGGATTGAAAACCTTTCGGCCTTGGAATACAATGATAATGAATGGAAAATCTTCTATTATGACGAACATAAAGATTCGTTAAAAGATGACGAAACAGAAGAAATTCAGGAGATGGATAATGCCGAGCTTTTGAAAATAGTTACCAATTTTACACTATGA
- a CDS encoding YebC/PmpR family DNA-binding transcriptional regulator, with protein sequence MGRAFEYRKASKMARWDKMAKTFSKIGKDIALAVKAGGSDPEANPALRRCIQNAKGANMPKDNVDRAIKKASGADAENYEEVTYEGYGQGGVAFFVECTTNNTTRTVANVRAIFNKFDGNLGKNGELAFIFDRKGIFSIDMSQIKMDWDDFEMEMIDGGAEDVEKDEEEVMITTAFEDFGSLSHKLDELGIEAKSAELQRIPNNTKEVNEEQFKANMKMLERFEDDDDVQNVYHNMEITEELMNSL encoded by the coding sequence ATGGGAAGAGCGTTTGAATATAGAAAAGCTTCTAAAATGGCCAGATGGGATAAAATGGCCAAAACTTTCTCTAAAATTGGTAAAGACATTGCCTTGGCTGTAAAAGCAGGTGGATCCGATCCCGAAGCAAATCCGGCATTAAGAAGATGTATCCAGAATGCAAAAGGGGCAAACATGCCAAAAGATAATGTAGACAGAGCCATCAAAAAAGCAAGCGGTGCAGATGCAGAAAACTATGAAGAGGTTACTTATGAAGGATATGGACAGGGTGGTGTTGCATTCTTTGTAGAATGTACTACTAATAATACAACAAGAACTGTTGCCAATGTAAGAGCAATTTTCAATAAGTTTGATGGTAACCTTGGAAAGAATGGAGAATTGGCGTTTATCTTCGACAGAAAAGGGATTTTCAGTATCGATATGTCTCAAATCAAAATGGATTGGGATGATTTTGAAATGGAAATGATCGACGGTGGAGCAGAAGATGTGGAAAAAGATGAGGAAGAAGTAATGATCACAACGGCTTTCGAAGATTTCGGTTCATTGTCTCATAAGCTAGACGAGTTGGGGATTGAAGCAAAAAGCGCAGAACTTCAAAGGATTCCAAATAATACCAAAGAAGTAAACGAAGAGCAATTCAAAGCGAATATGAAAATGCTTGAGCGTTTTGAAGATGACGACGACGTACAAAACGTTTATCACAACATGGAAATCACAGAAGAGTTGATGAACTCGTTGTAA